A window of Candidatus Bathyarchaeota archaeon contains these coding sequences:
- a CDS encoding tyrosine-type recombinase/integrase: protein MTHETSEQISVSRREALKETGTEHVVKADIDLVIADYKQYMQKEHIVNDLTLSKYIFRLKALAHKFNVDLFNPDDFKRKLAFDPEMSKWTNCNKNSVCKAYTSFVKKYLHMEDVKIPHFEYKTPEYNVPQTQHMEMLYAALSFQMQVFCFVLMATAARPIEALRIEWKDIDFARKTIAINKPAKHGRTRTIQLKGRFVKVIDMLAEWKNRQCNIATCRNRTQRNLNLVFTYSSVDTAGQNFRRARERAAKRLGIPELNKITFYSNRHWRAVLERYLKGNSDAVANLLGENSDKYVKVYAPISERLYGSDKEWEPIEICETDPDYSEKICRYGAEGYQEYNYNRTTGRHYLRREKNVW, encoded by the coding sequence TTGACACACGAAACGTCTGAACAAATCAGCGTTTCGCGGAGAGAAGCACTAAAGGAAACTGGAACTGAACACGTCGTTAAGGCTGACATAGACTTGGTGATTGCAGACTACAAGCAGTACATGCAGAAAGAGCACATCGTAAACGACTTAACCCTCAGCAAATACATATTCCGACTAAAAGCGCTAGCCCACAAATTCAACGTTGACCTCTTTAACCCAGACGATTTCAAACGCAAACTAGCCTTCGACCCAGAAATGAGCAAATGGACTAACTGTAACAAGAACAGCGTCTGCAAAGCCTACACTAGCTTTGTCAAAAAATACCTTCACATGGAAGACGTCAAGATACCTCACTTTGAATATAAAACGCCTGAATACAACGTTCCACAAACCCAACACATGGAAATGCTCTACGCTGCACTTAGCTTTCAAATGCAGGTCTTCTGCTTTGTGCTAATGGCAACCGCCGCCCGCCCAATTGAAGCTCTGAGAATCGAGTGGAAAGACATTGACTTTGCCAGAAAAACAATCGCTATTAACAAGCCAGCTAAACATGGACGAACAAGGACTATCCAACTAAAAGGCCGTTTTGTTAAAGTCATCGATATGCTAGCAGAATGGAAAAACCGCCAATGCAACATCGCTACCTGCCGAAACCGAACGCAAAGAAACCTAAACCTTGTCTTTACATACAGCAGTGTAGATACAGCTGGGCAGAACTTCAGACGCGCAAGAGAAAGAGCCGCTAAACGCTTAGGCATACCAGAACTCAACAAAATCACCTTCTACAGTAACAGACATTGGCGAGCGGTCCTCGAACGGTATCTTAAAGGCAACTCGGATGCCGTCGCAAACCTACTAGGCGAAAACTCTGACAAATACGTTAAGGTCTACGCTCCCATCTCTGAGCGTCTTTATGGCAGCGACAAAGAATGGGAACCCATCGAAATCTGTGAAACCGACCCCGACTACAGCGAAAAAATATGTCGCTATGGCGCCGAAGGCTATCAGGAGTATAACTACAACCGAACCACAGGCAGGCACTATTTACGCAGAGAAAAGAACGTGTGGTAA